From the genome of Arthrobacter sp. SLBN-122:
TTCCGGCTCTGCCGCAGAGAGGCTCCGCATGCTGCAACGGGCGGCGACGCTTCGCCCGCGGATGCCCGGTGAGCACAGGCCCCAGCGGGAGCTTTGGGAGCGGATCCGGGCGGTCGCCTTCGCCTCAGGTGCTTTCGCGCCCGAACTTGAGGCGGTGGATGCGCTGCTGGCTGGAATGGACAGGTCGGCTGAACCACTGGCCGCTGCAGAGCTCTTGGTCCGTCGCGCTCACCTGCGCTACTCCACCGGGCAGGAGTTCTACGCCATGGGCGGCATTACCGAAGCGGTCAGGCTGTCGGGGGCCGCGCCGGAGAGCTGGCAGCATTCCTTCGCGTTGGCTGAGTTCTCTTATGCATGCCAGTGGAACAGCCTTCCTGGAGGACCGGCCGCAGCGGCCGGTGCGCTGGAGGCTGCACGCCGGAACGGACACCCCCGGGCCCTGTCCTACGCGCTGACCGCTTCCGCCATGGTGGCTGTCCGCACCGACCGGCCAGGCCGGGCGAAACACCTTGCCCGCCAAGCCGCCGCGGAAGCGCTTAAGGCACGCGATTTCTGGGGTTATGCGCATGCTGCCATCTGGCTGGCGAACGCCCAGGAGGCCTGGACAAGTACCCTCTACGGGGACCTCCTGCACGCAGGCAGGCTGGAGCTGGCTGCGCACGGCGGCCCACACACTTACGTTGCCAAGCTGGCGGCGGACGAAGCCGCCAGCTACCTGGCGGCAGGCAACTGGCGGAGTAGCCAAATGGCGTTGAGGGCCGCGATGAGCCTTGATCCCGGACCCATGGGGGACGTCAGCGGACGGCTTACCGCAGCACGGCTTGCCCTATTGCAGGGCCGCCCCGCTGAAGCAGCAGCCCACCTGGCGCGGGCGGAAGAAGTCAACACGGACAGCAGCGCATTCGTGAACCTCAACTTCGCCGCCGTCCGTGCGGAGGTGGAGTCCGCCGTCGGCCATTACAGGAAGTCCTACGAGTCGGCGCTTGCAGGTGCCACCCGTCCCGGCCCCGCCCCGACCATGTGTGAATGGCTGCTCCCGCTGGCCGCCCGGGCCCTGGCTGACCAAGCCCAGCAGGCCAGAGATGCCAGCCTGCCACCAGACGAATTCGTTGCTGAGGCCGTACAGCTCGAGGAGCGCTTTCCGGCCGGGCTCTTCGAGCCCGGCTCGCGCACCGAGCTGTACCAGCGCCAGACTGTGGCCTTCTCGCTGCTGTATGCCGCCGAACTGGGCAGGGTCCGGCAGGTATCGGACAACGGACTAACCTGGGTCCAGGCGGCCGATGCCTTCAACGCCGGAAACCTGCCCTGGGAGGAAGCCTACTGCTGCCGACGGGCTGTCGAATCGGTGCTGTTCCGCGGGCAGTCCGGGCGGCACCGGGCCGCAGCACTTTTGCGGCGCGGACTCCTGCTGGCGCGTGAACTTGAGGCCCGCCCCGAGCAGGAGGCGTTGGAGCACTTGGCGGTGCACGCACACATCGCCACTGACCCTGAACCTCCGGGTGGCAACAGCCAAGCACACTTGCCCGGGCTTACAGCGCGCGAACAGGTCATCCTTGAATGCGTTGTTGCGGGCAAGACCTACAGCGAAATCGCTGCGGCCCTGGTCATCAGCGAAAAGACCGTTAGCTCGCACATTTCCAACATGCTGAGGAAGACGGGTGCCGGCAACCGTGTGGACCTGGCCCGGTTGGCAAGGGTGAACGCGATCAACACCGGAAAGTGATGAACGCGGCAACCGGGGGCGCCAGGGACGCACCCACCTCATCGGCGGCCCGCTTCTTCCCCGCCACTGCAAACGAGTGGTCACCGCCTTCCACCCACTGCAGCACGGCATTGGACCCGATCCGGGCCACGACGTCCGCCAGGATGCCGGGCGTGGCAAAGGTGTCGCGGGTTCCCTGCAGGAACAACATCGGCGTGGTGATCCCGTACAGGTGCTCATCACGCAGTTTCTCCGGCTTTCCGGGGGCATGCAGGGGGTAGCCCAGATACACCAGGCCGGAGGCCTCCATCCCCTCGGCGACA
Proteins encoded in this window:
- a CDS encoding helix-turn-helix transcriptional regulator, which translates into the protein MCEWLLPLAARALADQAQQARDASLPPDEFVAEAVQLEERFPAGLFEPGSRTELYQRQTVAFSLLYAAELGRVRQVSDNGLTWVQAADAFNAGNLPWEEAYCCRRAVESVLFRGQSGRHRAAALLRRGLLLARELEARPEQEALEHLAVHAHIATDPEPPGGNSQAHLPGLTAREQVILECVVAGKTYSEIAAALVISEKTVSSHISNMLRKTGAGNRVDLARLARVNAINTGK